A stretch of DNA from Candidatus Melainabacteria bacterium:
GGTGGAAAAGAAACCGGCGCTATCGGCTGTTCCGGAATAAAAGAAGCGACTATTAACCTTGCCATTGCCCTGAAATTGAAGGCATTGCTCGAAAACAGCGGAGCACGAGTAATTATGACTCGAATTGCCGATCGCGACGTTTCTCTTGACGAGCGGGTCGAAATTGCGAACAAAGCCCACGCCGACATTCTTCTGTCCGTTCACAACAACTCCCTGCCGGACGGGCGCGACCCGCTCAGCGAGCATGGCACATCTTCGTACTGGTATCACCCTCAGTCAATCGCGCTTGCTCGAACCGTCAACAGCGGCATGGTGCAAGAAGTCGGCTTCCCCGACTTTGGCTCCAGATTTCAAAACCTGGCACTGACCAGACCAAGCGGCATGCTCGCCATGCTGGCTGAAGTCGGTTTTGTCATCAACCCGGAAGAGTACGCCGTGCTCTTAAGTGCGGATGGTCAGCAACGTGCCGCCCAGGGCATCCTAAAAGGTTTGTTTACTTACCTGCATCCACCAGTCAAGCACTGATTAGCCGTATAGAATATATATTTGCCGAACTGGTCATCAGGCGATCAGGCGACCGGGGCTTCGTCTCGACAGGATCCAGAGGAACTATGCACAACCGAATTGTCGTTGATATCGGGAATACGCGTATCTCATGTGGCGTTTTTCTCGACGATAAGATAGTTGATCTCTCGCACCACCTTTTGAGCAATACTCAAAAAGCAGCAGCCGACATCGCCGAAGATGCAGCCGCCATGCATATAGAACAGATTGCCATCTGTTCCGTGGTGCCTTCTGTGAGTCGCTCTTTAATCGAATATTTGAGCACTCATCACCAAAAGGTATTTCAGGTCAGCGGAGAATCTCAGAACCTAATAACTGGAATTTATGATTCGCTAGGAGCCGACAGAATCGCCAACATCGCAGCCGCTCGCGCACTCTACCTGAAGAAAGACAACGCTATCGTAATTGACTGCGGCACGGCAACGACACTGACTGCGGTATCACACGATGGAAGATTTCTGGGCGGATTGATAACGCTTGGATTGGGAAATACTTTTCGAGCCCTGCATCAATCAACCGAACAGCTGCCGGATATCGAAGCATCGCACAACGGGCAACCACCATTGGCACTTGCTTTTGACACACAAAACGCCATCACCAGCGGGTGCATCTATGGACAGGTAGGCATCATAGAACAGTGGCTGAAAGTCGCCAAAAGAGAACTCGGTTCCAAGACGACTGTAATTGCAACTGGCGGCTACGCCTCGATAATCGCTCCATTAACGAAGGAAATCGATCACATTGCTCCTGACCTGACGCTGCACGGCATCAATTTTATTGCCGAGGCGGCAATGGTCCCAGCGGATCAAGTTTGAATGCGGCTTCAAGCTGTTCTCGATAGTGCAAGTTAGTCAATGCTTCATTCGAGTACATTTCATCTTCCCAATAACTAGCTTCTCTGCCTTTAAGCTCTTCTAGACGCTTAATCAGATTTGCCGGCAAGCTGTCTTCTTGCATTCTGTTTCCCGTTTCTAGTTTGTCATATAAAACGTGCGACTTATCCGACCGTTTTGTGCCATCTGTTATTGATACGACTGTCATATAAAGGTGATACTTCCGTGCAATCCGGTCATTTGTCAATATCGTGAAAACCTTTCACTGGAGCCAGTTTAGAGACTTCAAGGAAAAGAGCAAGGCTTGACTACTCGTAAAAACGCCCCCTCTCGTTTAACAAAATCGAAGCAAAGAAAGTTCAAATATATACAGGTTCGCTCCACATATGGTGCTCATATTCAAGCAGACGACTAAGGATGAACAAAAGATTCCTTCGAACGAAAACAGGCATCAAAAGCCAAATCGACCTGCTTTTGATAAAGCAGATCGATTATGAACAGTTGATTTATCAGTCAGATATACTGCCTTGACTTACTAGAACGAAGTTGGGCAGGTTGGATATACAGTGACGTCCTTGCCTGGGATTGGCTGCCCGTTAACCAGAACGTTATCGATCAACACACTGCCTGGCACAAGTGCCGGAAAGAGCTCTTCCACATCAATCAACAAAAAGGTGAGAGTCGAGCCTGCAGGTATAGGCAGGTTGCCGACACCATTGATCAAGTTCGACAGGTCAAAGGTGTACTGAAGATTCTTGTTCTTGATCTGATTACCCAAAATCGTGTTGGGGATATTGTCACTGCGGAAAGAGCCAGTGCCGCCGCCTGGAGTTATGTAGGTGCCACCAACAGCGATATACAAGTTTCGCGTTGTTGAATTCGGTACCACTTCAAAAGAAACAGTATGCGTTGGCACACCAGATGGAAGGTTCACGACCAAACCAACCTGGTCTAGCGGACCATCAAGATTAGCCAGGAGAGGGAATCTATTAGCTACGTTAGTGAAGCTCGCGAAAGTGCCACCACCCGTCGTAGCAGTGTCGATACAAATATAAGGTTGAACGTTGGCAGAACCGCTTATTAGTGCCGTTTGCACTGCATTGCTGGTGAACAGAGCACTGGTCTTTTTACTCGATGTCAGAGAAGCAAGGCCGGCAGCTCTGAAGTGCTGATTAGAGCTGGTAGCGGCCTCTGCGCTACTGACTCCAAAAATGGTTAGCGCAAGCGCAAGACTCGCCGCAAAAATAGGTTTCAATTTGGTCTGCATTAGTTACGCCTCCACCTTATATCTGTAAGAAATAGCGATGGTTTAACTAAACCAGACCATTTCACGCTCGGGCCACCTTCCTGAACGAAACACATATGTATATACAAATGAGCCACACAAGTCAAGTAAAGTAAAACGCGCCAGTGCTCTGATTACTCATCAGTAGTAAAGCGATCACATATCAAAAACCTGGACAGCTAAAAGCCATCCAGGTTCTTAAAAGCGATTTTGGGCAGTAATTACTGGGCTGCGCCGCAGAATGCTGCTGGTGAAGTCAGGTCATACCCTACGCCACCGAAACCAACGAAGCTCAGTCCATAGATATGTTCAGTAATCGAATTACCTGTACCGATCAAGTTGAAGGTAACTTCGTTAATTCTGGAACCAGGCTGAAGCTGAATATTTCCATTGGCATTGTTTGTGCCGATGAAGTACAGATTAGGCTGCGCAGCTTTCTGAAGGCTTCCCTGAGCCAGGTTGTAGTCGAATGGAACGACTGTGCCGCCAGGAATGGTGAAGTTGATGTGCACGCTCAAGTTATTGGCAGGCACGTCACTGTAGAACTGAATGCCGCCGAGCATCGTTACAGTCGAGGTGTTCAAACCTTTGACTGAAGCAGATGCAACACCGGTTCCAGTTGTCTGGAGCTGCACTGTCTGGCCGATGCCAGGAACGTTAACAAAAGATGCACCAGCAGTGTCACCTTGTGCTTTACAAGTGGTGGAGAAGTTGGCGAAATTACGCGGTCCTAGAAAAGTGCTGCCGCCACCACCGCCGCCTGGTCTAGATCCACGAGCTTCGACTGACTGTACGCCAACTAGTAAAGCGACTGCGGCAACCGCCGACAATGTTTTGAGATTCATGAACTATTCCTCTAGAGAACTAACGAGATTCTGGTCAGAGATTGCATTGCATGTTGCCAGAGACAATTGAATTTATACTAACTGCATGACAACGATACTGCTCAATTTATGCAAAGCAAAAAAACTGCTTGATACCAAATTTTATTGTTTGATTTATTGTTTGGGTTGCAAAGCACACGAGATTCCATAAGTCACCTGACACATTCTGCCCGGATAACCTTGCATCAAACTTTGCGTCGAACCTTGAGAACCCAAAATTAGAATCAAACTCGAAGTGCGCACACCGGTTGCCAAGCAACACCAGGGTTTTCGCACGGACAAGTTATTTCTTCCGGTCAGACCAACCTTCTTTGTTTTCCTGACGAGCTCTGCCTACAGCCAGAGCACCAGCCGGAACATCTCGCGTAGCCACAGTTCCCGCTGCTACCGTCGCTTTGTCACCGAGCGTGATCGGTGCCACCAGAACTGAGTTGCTGCCTGTCGACGCGCCATCACCTATGGTGGTGCGGTTTTTCTGCTTGGTGGCATGATTATAGTTAGCTGTAATCGTTCCTGCACCCAGGTTCGCATTACTGCCAACCGACGCATCGCCAACGTAAGAAAGATGCGAGACATTCGTCTTCTTGCCGATGGATGATTTTTTGATCTCGACAAAATTTCCAATCCGGACTTGATCAGCAATCTCGTTACCGTCGCGCAGATGAGAGAACGGACCAACTTTGCAATCGCTGCCGATGACTGAATTGCTTACATTTGATTGCACCACGCTAGAATTCGCGCCGATAACTACAGGACCTTTGATCACGGTATTCGGCCCGATCACGCAATTTGAACCGATTTCAATTTTTCCTGTTAAGTGGCAACCTGGCAGAACCATGGAATCCTGCCCGATAGAAACTTCCGGTGCAACCCATGTCGTCAGGGGATCGACTATCGTGACACCACTGTCCAGTGCAAGCTCGTGAATGCACATATCACGCAGCAATCTTGTCGCTTCAGCCAGCTCCAACCGAGAATTTATGCCTGCCACTTCCCGCCAATCGGTTGATTTGATGCCGGCAGTTTTGTGATTCTCTTTGTGGGCCCATGCCACCATGTCGGTTAAATAATACTCTTTCTGACGGTTATCATTTTTCAAAGTAAACAGTCCGCTTTTGCAAATCGGCCATTCAAAACAGTAAATGGCAGGGTTGATTTCGCGAATCTTCTTCTGCTCTTCAGACGCATCTTTATCTTCGATAATTGCGATAACAGATCCATTCTTGTCCCGCAAAATGCGACCATAACTTTTCGCATCTTCGACTTCAGTCGTCAAAAGAGTGACAACAGCTTTCTGCTCGACATGCCCATCCACCAGAGCGGCAAGTGTGCGGCCTTGAAGCAATGGCGTGTCAGCCACCGAAACAAGTAAGGTACCTTTGAAATTTTCCAGAGACGGCACCACTTGCTGCAGCGCATGTCCCGTACCATGCTGCGGCTCTTGAAGATGCACTGATAAGGGAGTTTTCGGCGGATTCGCCTGCAAGAAAGCCCTGACTTGCTCAGCCTCATGGCCGACTACAACGTGAACGTGATCGATGTTCAACTCGTCCACCGCATCTAGAACGCGACCAAGAACCGTCTTTCCCAACACATCATGCAGCACTTTAGGCTTTGACGACTTCATGCGTTTTCCCTGTCCGGCAGCAAGAAGAACAGCTTGAGTGTTGCTACGTTTGGTCATGATTTCCCTTTGCTCCTCATAGTATCGAATATGGTTCCAGTGAATGAAGGCGTGAGGTACGGCACAATGGATTCGCACCTCAATCGTAATTGAACTTTTTCTTTTCAGAGACAATATTCAAAGGGCGAAGCTTTGTATTCTCATATCCGCGCCAGGCGTAATTTCCAACCACACCCAGCCCGAAAAGATTCAGCGCACCAAAGAACAGAATCGTCAGCATGGTGCCCGCGTAGCCCGGCACCACCCCGATGCCGCTCAGTCGCCACGTGACGATAACAACGCCTAGAAGCAGCGCCAATGCGATACCCAGCGCCCCAGCCACGATCATAAGTCGAACAGGCAGATCGGTAAAAGCGAAAATGCTATCGAGCAAATAGGTCACTTTCTTCTGAAAGGTCCACGCGCTCTTACCGTGTTCTCTGGCTTTACGATGATATGGCACAAACTTTCTTCTGCCGCCAACCCAGAAGAGCAACCCGAGAAGACTGCTGTTGGCCTCGCGCATATTGATAATGTGATCGCGAAACGCAGCCGTCATAGCGAACATATCAACGCCACCAACCGGGCAAGCGGGCTCTACATATTTACGATAAAACGACCAGAAAATCTGCGACGCAATCGCCGATGACCATGGATCGTCTCGCGACTCGCGCACACCGAAAACAATATCGGCCTCATTTGCATCGAGGACTTGAAAAAAATCTTTTGCTAGCTCGGGAGGCTCCTGCAAGTCGGCGGACATGACAGCGATGCTGCTTCCGGTCGCGGTTTCCAGCCCAAGACGAATAGCTGAAAAGGCTCCAAAATTTCTTGACGAACTGAGTAATTGCGCATGTATATTCGTGGACGGCAGCAGTTCTTCTAAACGCGCTTGCGATTTATCAGGGCTACCATCAACGACAAATACGACTTCCAGATCATTATCAAGCTCTTTACTGAGCTGACTCAAAACTGTGAGCAAAGGCTCGATTGAATCTTGATTTTTGTAGACAGGAATGACAAGTGAATGTTTCATGCTTGCATGTATAAGCGCGGCTATTCCACCAAGCTTACAGTAACTGCGCTGCAGGCTCCAATGCAGACTGACAAATAGAGCTGCAAGTTAATTAAGTGGCTGCGGAAAAAGACGCGAAGAAATCGCCACCGGCAAAATATCGCGGCAATCGAGTTAATTACAAGAAACTAAGCAACGGCGAAATTGCGACGAACTTTACTGGCGAACCAGACGACCCGACGTAAGTGTCTCAACAGAGATTAGCCCGGTATCATGCAGCAATTGCACCTGAGCCAAATTGAAGGTGATGATGGCATTGGCTTTGTTGACGAGAGCAGTTATGAAGTCTCTCTGAGCGTTGATCACGTCGATATTCGTTCCCACTCCGTTAGCAAGTCGAACGCGAGCCAATCGCAACTCTTCTGTAGAAGAAATCACAGCTTTATCCGCGACTTCGATCTGACGCTCTGCCGTCTGACTGTTCAAATACGATTCCCTGACCTGTTGAAGAATATTGATCAAAGACTGATTCGAGTTGAGTAAAGCGATGCGTGCGTTGGCACGAGCAGCCTGGATCGCAGCCACCGAGCCCATTCCCATCTGAGGGAAGTTCCAGTCGAGTCTGTAACCAATGCTATAACTCTTGCGCATCTGCCGACTTGAATACTGAGCTGGAGTGTACTGCTCGCCGGCGGCTACGACCGGACCGTTCTTGGCTATCGCAGCTGTAGAACCGGTCGCTGCGAACTGTTGTGTATTCAAAACAGGTCCTTCAGCAGGAGCAGCCAGCGGCACGGAATTGAAACTGCCAGGCACGAAGTTATAACTCTTAGAAAAAGTGGCACCATTGCCGAGAATGTTTCCGTAAAACTGAAGCTGCGGATACAGCGGCGCAGCGGCAATCTGAATCTGGCGGCGAGCAGCAATTCGCAGTTGTTCGTACTGTTTCAATTCAGGACGATTCAGAATAGCCAGTGCTATCAGTCTGTTCACGTCGACACTCGGATCGATCAGACGCACCTTTTTCACCGTCGATTCCACTGACAAGAAATTGACGGCAGCATTGAGATTGAGAACTGTAGCCAGGTCAATTGAAGAGTTTCGCAATGCCACTTCTTGAATCAACAAGTTCTGCTCGTCACGAGCAAGCTGAGTTTCTGATTGCAAAACCTGAAATTTGGTGCCGGTACCGGCGCTTTCCAGCTGCTGGTTGAGAACGACTTGGGCTTTCGAAACGTCCACCGCTTTAGTTTGAATCTGCAGCAACGCCTGGTTGTTGACAAGGTTGTAATAGCCGCGAGCCACTGCCAGCAACGTGTCGTTAATCGTCCCGGTGACCTGAGCCTTAGCAGCCCGATAGTTGTGCAGGGAAGCCAATGAACCAAACAGCACCGAACCGCCCTGGAAGCCGAAGTACTGGAAACCAGCCTGGGCAGATACGTTCGGAGTTTGAAATGTGGCGGGCACAACACCGCCGATCAACGTTGACCCTTGTAAATACTGATCTTGACCATTGAGAATAATATTGGGCAGAAATCCCGCCAACGTCCCCATCAAGTTCCACTTTTGCTGCTCTTTATTTGCGTATGAAATTCGAATCGCAAGATTGTTGGAGACTGCATAGTTGACGGCATCTTTTAACGAAATCGGTTCTGTGTAGTTCGCTTCCAGTCGAATCGGCGGAAGTTTATTTCCAAGAGGCATCAACTCCTTGGCTTTAGGCAATTTCAACTCGATCGATTCACCAAGCAGGAATTGTTCACCAAACTGCTTTTGCTCTTGGTCATCGAAATCTTTGTCGACCTGCCGTTCTTTATCTGAGAGTCCTGACGGACGAGCAGCTTCCCCAGTGCCTGGAATCATTGCTGGCGCTGCGACGCCGTTCTGAGGAGCGGCGATGGCTGCGCGTTGACTTGGAGAGGCAGTCTGAGGAGTCAGTGCTGGAGTCGCAACACCTGAGGTGTTCGGTGCACTCGCAGGCGCACCTTGCAATGTGCCGTTAGGCGAAGTGGTGGCAGAACTGCTCTGGCTGACGCCGCTCTGACCGACAGGTGAGGATGCGTTCGTACCGACTGTGCCTGCGCCTCCAGGCTGCGGTTGTGCACTTGCAGGCAGTGACAGTCCGAAGCCCAGTTCGAAAAACAATCCGAAACTCAATGCGAGCGCAAGCAGTTGACATCCATCCTGCATCGATCCGTTGGATCTTTCTCTTTTACTGAAAAACAAACTCAACCGTTCGGTTTGTGGTAAAGCGCGCATTGATTCGGGGTTTCCTGATACCTGGTTACCTAACGAATACTGACTTAACCAGATCGACAGTAAGTTTACATCACTGTTCTGCATTTTTCGTGTCAACAGACAGAATTGTAATGAGCTACAGAATGCGCATTAGACCTAGCACATATAGGAATAGCATGTCGCACTTAAACAACAATTCGTCGCACCAGATTTAGTGGCGCGGGAAATTCGAGTGAGAAGATTGAAAAATTTCATGCGAACCAAATAGAAGCTCGGATTTGAATAACGAAATCGATGATAAGGAATCGATGAACGAGTTGAAGAATGTATTTGAAGCTCGAAATGGAGGTGCAGAAATGAATCGCAGAAATCGCAAGACACAAAATGCATGAAAAGAAAAACCCGGCTCATGTGAGCCGGGTCTTATAATTGTCCGCAGTGTTGGTGCCGCCCCAACAGATTCTATCCCTAGATTCCCTCAATACTGGAGTAACTGCGATGTCGCCGAGTCACATCTGACTTCGACACTTATTTTGTACCCGAAAAATTCCTGATAAGTCCACCCTTTAACAATTCGTTCAACATCTCTGCAATGGAAACCCCGGCGTGACAGGCTGAAGAAGTCAGCAGATGCACTTCCACGTCGCACCAGATGTGGAGCACCGTTGTAATAATCGTTCACGTTCCGTTCACACAGCGGTTTTAGCATGTATGACGGTAGTCAGGAACGTAGAGCATCTCACGCGTGGAGGGCACATCATGAAAGTCGCTGTCACCGGAGCCTCAGGCATGGTTGGTTCAGCTCTCATCAAGAAGCTGAAGTCTGAAGGTCACGAAGTCGTGATCTATGTACGACACGGGTCTGCAAATGGCACCAACACATATCTATGGAATCCAGACAACGGCACGATCGATGCAGCCGGGCTGGTCGGATGCAACGCAGTTGTCAATCTAGCAGGCGAGAATATCGCAGCAAAAAGATGGAGCGCCGAACAGAAAGAACGAATTCGCAACAGTCGTGTCAAAGGCACAACCTTGCTGGCCAACACGATTGCCAAAATGACCGATAAACCAGAAGTACTGGTCAGCGCATCAGCAATCGGCTTCTATGGTGATCGAGGCGAT
This window harbors:
- a CDS encoding type III pantothenate kinase, with product MHNRIVVDIGNTRISCGVFLDDKIVDLSHHLLSNTQKAAADIAEDAAAMHIEQIAICSVVPSVSRSLIEYLSTHHQKVFQVSGESQNLITGIYDSLGADRIANIAAARALYLKKDNAIVIDCGTATTLTAVSHDGRFLGGLITLGLGNTFRALHQSTEQLPDIEASHNGQPPLALAFDTQNAITSGCIYGQVGIIEQWLKVAKRELGSKTTVIATGGYASIIAPLTKEIDHIAPDLTLHGINFIAEAAMVPADQV
- the glmU gene encoding UDP-N-acetylglucosamine diphosphorylase/glucosamine-1-phosphate N-acetyltransferase; translated protein: MTKRSNTQAVLLAAGQGKRMKSSKPKVLHDVLGKTVLGRVLDAVDELNIDHVHVVVGHEAEQVRAFLQANPPKTPLSVHLQEPQHGTGHALQQVVPSLENFKGTLLVSVADTPLLQGRTLAALVDGHVEQKAVVTLLTTEVEDAKSYGRILRDKNGSVIAIIEDKDASEEQKKIREINPAIYCFEWPICKSGLFTLKNDNRQKEYYLTDMVAWAHKENHKTAGIKSTDWREVAGINSRLELAEATRLLRDMCIHELALDSGVTIVDPLTTWVAPEVSIGQDSMVLPGCHLTGKIEIGSNCVIGPNTVIKGPVVIGANSSVVQSNVSNSVIGSDCKVGPFSHLRDGNEIADQVRIGNFVEIKKSSIGKKTNVSHLSYVGDASVGSNANLGAGTITANYNHATKQKNRTTIGDGASTGSNSVLVAPITLGDKATVAAGTVATRDVPAGALAVGRARQENKEGWSDRKK
- a CDS encoding glycosyltransferase, yielding MKHSLVIPVYKNQDSIEPLLTVLSQLSKELDNDLEVVFVVDGSPDKSQARLEELLPSTNIHAQLLSSSRNFGAFSAIRLGLETATGSSIAVMSADLQEPPELAKDFFQVLDANEADIVFGVRESRDDPWSSAIASQIFWSFYRKYVEPACPVGGVDMFAMTAAFRDHIINMREANSSLLGLLFWVGGRRKFVPYHRKAREHGKSAWTFQKKVTYLLDSIFAFTDLPVRLMIVAGALGIALALLLGVVIVTWRLSGIGVVPGYAGTMLTILFFGALNLFGLGVVGNYAWRGYENTKLRPLNIVSEKKKFNYD